A single region of the Oculatellaceae cyanobacterium genome encodes:
- a CDS encoding protein kinase: MQPPIPPGTILQNRYRVTKLLGIGGFGRTYLAEEQDRFNEICVIKEFNPTDIGTEVLEKSKELFHREAAVLYKIQHPQIPKFRAAFEQGKRLFLVQDFVDGRTYAALLEERLEQGKTFSEVEAIEFLQQILPVLEYVHTQGIIHRDISLDNIILRDRDRLPILIDFGVVKAGLAKLPSSQQLTHATTVGKLGYAPNEQLQTGQVSPNSDLYALAVSVVVMMTGRKPEKLLDESTMTWRWHQWLPSITPWFAKVLNRMLSLRPNNRYQSASEVIQALRALEGLVAKTSPDVKNSGANPPIPLHKVTRRATPVRPQPAKKTFNFQFNSPWILVGLISGVFLLLAIVPVMLLGSMFPTSNLQVSPRLAKALKGSKVSSPTPVAGLSPSPTPSTVGQSETINLVLGQATSKQGRLVANNNITYVIAAQQGQQLNTSVVKGGVTITVLAPSKELLSFQTKQVPRWEGILPVAGEYYVQLNLIDGVSESDYLLDINLTNPSEAVPTSSPIPTTSSTTTPSPTSSPFPSTSSTPTPSP, translated from the coding sequence ATGCAACCACCTATTCCGCCTGGAACTATTTTACAAAACCGCTATCGAGTTACAAAACTTCTGGGTATCGGGGGATTTGGTCGTACGTATTTAGCAGAAGAGCAAGATCGTTTTAATGAAATATGCGTAATTAAAGAATTTAATCCTACTGACATTGGTACTGAAGTTCTAGAAAAGTCAAAAGAACTATTTCATCGGGAAGCAGCAGTTTTATATAAAATTCAACATCCCCAAATCCCCAAATTTCGGGCGGCGTTTGAGCAAGGTAAACGCCTATTTTTAGTTCAAGACTTCGTTGATGGTAGAACTTATGCAGCGTTGTTAGAGGAAAGACTCGAACAAGGTAAAACTTTCTCAGAAGTGGAAGCTATAGAGTTTTTGCAGCAAATATTGCCTGTATTAGAATACGTCCACACTCAAGGAATTATCCATAGAGATATTTCATTGGATAATATTATTTTGCGCGATCGCGATCGCTTACCTATATTAATTGACTTTGGTGTAGTTAAAGCAGGACTAGCCAAATTGCCCTCATCTCAACAGTTAACCCATGCAACAACTGTGGGAAAACTCGGTTACGCACCTAATGAACAACTCCAAACAGGACAAGTTTCTCCTAATAGTGACTTGTATGCCTTAGCCGTGTCAGTAGTAGTAATGATGACAGGGCGCAAACCAGAAAAGTTATTAGATGAATCTACAATGACTTGGCGCTGGCATCAATGGCTTCCCAGCATCACCCCTTGGTTTGCTAAAGTACTTAATCGGATGCTTAGTCTCAGACCTAATAATCGTTATCAATCAGCCAGCGAAGTTATCCAAGCTTTACGCGCTTTAGAAGGATTAGTTGCTAAAACATCTCCAGATGTCAAGAACTCAGGAGCCAACCCACCAATACCTTTGCACAAAGTTACCCGCCGCGCTACACCAGTGCGTCCTCAACCTGCTAAAAAAACTTTTAATTTTCAGTTTAATAGTCCTTGGATTTTAGTCGGGCTAATATCAGGAGTATTTTTATTATTAGCTATTGTCCCAGTAATGTTGCTCGGTTCAATGTTTCCAACGAGTAATCTGCAAGTATCTCCCAGGTTGGCAAAAGCTCTTAAAGGCAGTAAAGTTAGTTCTCCAACGCCTGTAGCAGGCTTATCACCATCTCCTACTCCTTCCACAGTTGGGCAAAGCGAGACTATCAACCTAGTGTTAGGACAAGCTACATCCAAGCAAGGGCGTTTGGTAGCTAACAATAACATCACCTACGTTATTGCAGCCCAACAAGGACAGCAGTTAAATACCTCGGTTGTTAAAGGAGGGGTAACAATCACTGTTTTAGCACCTAGCAAAGAATTGCTCAGTTTCCAAACCAAACAAGTACCACGCTGGGAAGGAATTTTACCTGTTGCTGGAGAATATTACGTGCAGTTAAATTTAATCGACGGCGTAAGTGAGAGTGATTACCTGCTAGATATTAATTTAACTAATCCATCCGAAGCAGTACCTACTAGCAGCCCTATTCCAACTACATCGAGTACTACTACACCTTCCCCTACTAGCAGCCCTTTCCCAAGTACATCAAGTACTCCTACGCCTTCGCCTTAG